In Nitrospinota bacterium, the following are encoded in one genomic region:
- a CDS encoding 4Fe-4S dicluster domain-containing protein, whose amino-acid sequence MGEKIKLIDLSKCIGCRACQTACKQWNQLKPVKTINRGTHQNPPDLSPETYTLIRYDEVSDGNGGLKWLMRKDGCMHCTDAACLISCPAPGALTYREHGAVVLNRSLCIGCKNCVIACPFSIPRFDEKAEKPYKCTLCYDRITDGQIPACIKSCPTGTLTWGDKNTMIKKAYARAEKVGKGSIVYGDKFVKGTHVMYVLTEKPETYAALPASPKVPLSVRAWKDILKPLITIGIIGSIAAALFHYFTFGPKTVEKFEKKGGE is encoded by the coding sequence TGTCAGACTGCATGTAAACAGTGGAATCAATTAAAGCCTGTTAAGACCATTAACAGGGGAACCCATCAAAATCCTCCTGACTTATCCCCTGAGACCTATACGCTCATCAGGTATGATGAAGTTTCAGACGGAAATGGTGGTTTGAAGTGGCTCATGAGAAAGGATGGATGCATGCATTGTACTGATGCTGCCTGTCTTATCTCCTGTCCTGCTCCTGGCGCTCTTACCTATAGAGAACATGGGGCAGTGGTTTTAAACAGAAGCCTTTGCATCGGATGTAAAAATTGCGTGATAGCATGTCCGTTTAGTATCCCGAGATTTGATGAAAAGGCTGAGAAGCCCTATAAGTGCACACTCTGTTATGACAGGATTACTGATGGGCAGATTCCTGCATGTATTAAGTCCTGTCCCACTGGAACACTGACATGGGGCGATAAGAACACGATGATTAAAAAGGCCTATGCAAGGGCTGAAAAGGTGGGTAAAGGGTCGATCGTCTATGGTGATAAGTTTGTTAAGGGAACGCATGTCATGTATGTGCTGACTGAAAAGCCAGAAACCTATGCTGCATTACCGGCAAGTCCGAAGGTGCCATTGTCAGTCAGGGCTTGGAAGGATATTCTAAAGCCTCTGATTACGATTGGCATTATCGGTAGTATTGCAGCTGCTTTATTCCACTACTTCACATTTGGTCCAAAAACAGTTGAAAAATTTGAAAAAAAAGGAGGTGAATAG